In Pseudomonas glycinae, the DNA window TGCAGGTCCTTGACCTCGACCTTGTTGGCCTTGGCGATGGAACCGAGGTTGTCGCCGCGCTTGACCCGATAGGCGCGCTTGGCCTGGGCGATCTCGCTCGGATCGGCGCCTTCGAACACCGGTTTCAGCGAACGCGGGCTGATCAGCTCTTCAGGGCGCATGGTCTGCAGGCTGGCGGTCAGCAGTTGCGCCTTGGAGGTCGGCACCAGCAGGTGCTGCGGGCCGTCGATGGTGGTGCGCTGCTTGAACGCCGGGTTGAGCTGGAACAGCTCGTCTTCGTCGATGTTGGCCACCGCTGCGACCTTGGACAGGTCCATGCGCTGGTTGATTTCGACGACTTGGAAATACGGTTCGTTGGCGATCGGGTTGAGGTTCACGCCATAGGCTTCGGGCGTCAGCACCACTTGCGAGAGCGCCAGCAGTTTCGGCACGTAAGCCTGGGTTTCCGCCGGCAGTGGCAGGTTCCAGTAGTCGGTCGGCAGGCCGAGCTTTTCGTTGCGCTCGATGGCGCGGCTGACCGTGCCTTCACCGGCGTTGTACGCGGCCAGGGCCAGCAGCCAGTCGCCGTTGAACATGTCATGCAGGCGGGTCAGGTAGTCCATCGCTGCCGTGGTCGAGGCAGTGATGTCGCGACGGCCATCGTAGAAGCGAGTCTGGCGCAGGTTGAAGTAGCGCCCGGTGGACGGGATGAACTGCCAGAGGCCCACCGCGTCGGCTCGGGAATAGGCCATCGGGTTGTAGGCGCTTTCAATGACCGGCAGCAGCGCCAGTTCCAGCGGCATGTTGCGTTCTTCGAGGCGCTCGACGATGTAATGAATGTAGAGGCTGCCGCGTTCGCCGGCGTTTTCGAGGAAGGAAGGGTTACTGGCGAACCACAGGCGCTGTTGCTCGATGCGCGGGTTCACGCCCAGACCTTCCTGCAGCTGGAAACCACTGCGCATGCGCTCCCAGATGTCCTGAGGCACCTGCGGGCTGGGCTTTTCCGACAGCCAGATGGGCTTCTGCTTGGCTCGCGCAGCAATGTTCGGCGTATGCGTCGCTTCAGTCTGCGGAGCATGGCTGGAACAGCCCGCCAGCGTGGCGGACACAGCCACCGCGATGGCTTGCGCCAGGCGGGTCAATGCATCTGAATTGACGGACTTACGTATGGATGACGACATTGGCTGGAAGTAAGTTCCGGGCAAAAATGTCGGGCGATTCTAGAAAGCGCACCCCCTGCGGTCAACCATTCAGAATTTTTGTACCAAGCAATGAGCCACTTAGAACGTATCTTTCCATGCCCGCAGAGCCGCAAAAACCTCACTCGGCGCCCGGTTTTGAGGGCCGTTCCGTTCGTCCACTTTTTGTGTAACTAATATTTCACCGGTGCGCAAAAACGGGTTTGTGAGCTTTTCCAGCGCGAGGGTCGAGGGCAGGGTCATCACGCCGCTGGCACGTTGCTGGCTGACTTTTTCCAGACGGGCGGCGATGTCCCGGTTGTCCGGCTCCACGGCAGCAGCGAATTTCAGGTTGCTCAGGGTGTACTCGTGGGTGCAGTAGACCAGCGTGTCTTCCGGCAGCGCCGCCAGACGGCTCAACGACTGGTGCATTTGTTGCGGCGTGCCTTCGAACAGACGGCCGCAGCCGGCAGCGAACAGGGTGTCACCGCAAAACAGCAGGCCGTGATGGTAGTAGGCGATGTGTCCGAGGGTGTGGCCGGGAACGGCATAGACATCAAAGTCCCAGCCGAGCACGCGCACCGTGTCGTTGTCCTTGAGAGCCACGTCCCGCCCCGGAATGCTTTCGCTGGCCGGTCCGTAGACCGTGGCGCCGGTGGCCTTCTTCAGCGTCTCGACGCCGCCGACATGGTCGTGGTGATGGTGAGTGATGAGGATGTCGCCGAGCACCCAGCCCGGATGCGCGTCGAGCCACGCCTGCACGGGGGCGGCATCGCCTGGGTCGACCACTGCGCAGCGCTGGGTGGCATGATCCTGTAACAACCAGATGTAGTTGTCGGTGAAGGCGGGCAGGGCACTGATCTGTATCATCGTCGAATTCGCCAAGCGGGTAACATTGGCGCATCTTAGAGGTTCCTGGCGTGTTGGAGAATGCAATGATCGATAAAGCGTTCGCTCAGGCCGATCCTGACTGGCTCGCGCTGATCGGTGCAGCCCGTGAATGGCTGTCCGGCCCCCTCGGGCAATTTCTGCTGAACGAAGAACGGCGCATGCTCGAAGACGAGCTGGGTCGGTTCTTCGGCGGTTATCTGGTGCATTACGGCCCGTCCGCCGAAACACCGCCGTCAGCGCCGCAGGTGCAGCGCAACGTGCGGCTGGGCGCGCCCTTGCCGGGCGTGGAGATCGTCTGCGAAGAACAGGCCTGGCCGTTGAGCGAGCATGCCGCCGATGTGGTGGTGTTGCAGCACGGCCTGGATTTCTGCCTGTCGCCCCATGGTTTGTTGCGCGAAGCGGCCAGCAGCGTGCGCCCCGGCGGTCATCTGCTGATCGTCGGCATCAACCCCTGGAGCACCTGGGGGCTGCGCCACGTGTTCGCCCATGACGCCTTGCATCAGGCGCGCTGCATCTCGCCATCGCGGGTGGCGGACTGGCTCAATCTGCTGGGCTTCGCGCTGGAGAAACGCCGCTTCGGGTGCTATCGTCCGCCGCTCGCTTCACCCAAGTGGCAGGCCCGTCTGGCCGGTTGGGAGCGCAAGGCCGGTGACTGGCAATTGTCGGGCGGCGGTTTCTATTTACTGGTCGCACGCAAGATTGTGGTCGGCCTGCGTCCGGTGCGTCAGGAACGCCGCGAGCCGATGGGCAAGCTGATTCCGCTGCCGATGGCCAAGGTCAACCGCCGGCGCGTCGAACCGTAAACCTTCTTTATATTTATGGCCGGGTATATCCCGGCCTTGGCCATCGTCGATCCGTGATCGGCGAGGCCACGCATTTTTTCTGGATAGACAGGCATGAGCGAAAGCGTCGATAGCGTAGAACTGTTCACTGACGGCGCCTGCAAGGGCAACCCCGGCCCGGGCGGCTGGGGCGCCTTGCTGGTGTGCAAGGGTGTTGAAAAGGAACTGTGGGGCGGCGAAGCCAACACCACCAACAACCGCATGGAGCTGCTCGGCGCGATTCGCGGCCTGGAAGCCCTCAAGCGTCCGTGCGAAGTGCTGCTGGTGACTGACTCGCAATACGTGATGAAGGGCATCAACGAATGGATGGCCAACTGGAAGAAACGCGGCTGGAAAACCGCTGCCAAGGAACCAGTCAAAAACGCCGATCTGTGGAAAGCGCTCGACGAGCAGGTCAACCGCCACAAAGTCACCTGGAAATGGGTCCGCGGCCACATCGGCCACCACGGCAACGAACGCGCCGACCAGTTGGCCAACCGTGGGGTGGATGAAGTTCGCGGTTACAAGCAGAGCTGAATCCTTCTCGCTGAAACACCCCCGGCGAGCGTGTTAACATCGCCGCTTTTGCACGATTGACCCCGTTGAGAGCTGAACACTGATGGCCACCAGATCCGTTGTACTCGATACCGAAACCACCGGCATGCCGGTGACCGACGGCCACCGGATTATCGAAATCGGTTGTGTCGAGCTGATCGGTCGACGTCTGACGGGCCGGCACTTTCACGTTTATCTGCAACCGGATCGCGAGAGTGACGAAGGCGCGATTGCCGTTCACGGCATCACCAACGAGTTCCTGGTCGGCAAGCCGCGCTTCGCCGAAGTGGCCGACGAGTTCTTCGAGTTCATCAACGGCGCGCAGCTGATCATCCATAACGCGGCGTTCGACGTTGGCTTCATCAACAACGAATTCGCGCTGATGGGCCAGCAGGATCGCGCGGACATCACGCAGCACTGCACGATCCTCGACACCCTGATGATGGCCCGGGAACGTCACCCGGGTCAGCGCAACAGCCTCGATGCCCTGTGTAAACGCTACGGCGTCGACAACTCCGGTCGTGAGCTGCACGGCGCGTTGCTCGACTCGGAGATTCTCGCCGACGTCTACCTGACCATGACCGGTGGCCAGACCAGCCTGTCGCTGGCCGGCAACGCCTCCGACGGCAATGGCACGGGCGAGGGCGCGGACAACTCCGCCACCGAAATCCGCCGTCTGCCGGCAGATCGTCAGCCGGGGAGAATCATTCGCGCCACCGAAGCCGAGCTGGCCGAGCACCAGGTGCGCCTGGAAATCATCGCCAAGTCAGCTGGCGCCCCCGCGCTGTGGACTCAGTTGCTGGAAGCCGAAGCCCAGGCGTAATACAGAAAAGGATCGTCCAGACACTCAGCCGTGTCCGGACGATTCTTTTTTTGTCAGTACTGACAACTGGCCACCCTCGCCACATTGGCTCCGACCCTCTACCCTGAGGACATTGGCAGATCACTCTCCGCCGCCTCAGGACACTGAGCCTCATGTACAAAGATTTGAAGTTCCCGGTGTTGATCGTCCACCGCGACATCAAGGCCGACACGGTTGCCGGTGACCGCATCCGCGGCATCGCCCGAGAGCTGGAGCTGGAAGGTTTCAGTATCGTTTCGGCCACCGACTACACCGAAGGCCGGCTCGTGGCGTCGACCCACCATGGTCTGGCGTGCATGCTGATCGCCGCCGAAGATGCCAGCACCAACTCCCACCTGTTGCAGAACATGGCCGAACTGATCGGTCTGGCCCGGGTGCGGGCGCCGGATCTGCCGATCTTTGCCCTCGGCGAGCAAGTCACCCTGGAAAACGCCCCGGCCGATGCCATGGCCGAACTCAACCAGCTGCGCGGCATTCTCTACCTGTTCGAAGACACCGTGCCGTTTCTCGCCCGTCAGGTGGCGCGGGCAGCGCGCAAATACCTGGACGGCCTGTTGCCGCCATTCTTCAAGGCGCTGGTCCAGCACACCGCCGATTCCAATTATTCCTGGCATACCCCCGGTCACGGCGGCGGGGTGGCTTATCACAAGAGTCCGGTGGGGCAGGCGTTTCATCAGTTCTTCGGGGAAAACACGCTGCGCTCGGATTTGTCGGTGTCGGTGCCGGAGCTGGGTTCCTTGCTCGATCACACCGGGCCGCTGGCCGAGGCGGAAGCGCGAGCCGCGCGCAATTTCGGCGCCGATCACACGTTTTTCGTGATCAATGGCACCTCTACCGCCAACAAGATCGTCTGGCACTCGATGGTCGGGCGCGATGATCTGGTGCTGGTGGATCGCAACTGCCACAAGTCGGTGTTGCACGCGATCATCATGACCGGCGCGATTCCGCTGTACCTGTGCCCGGAGCGCAACGAGCTGGGGATCATCGGGCCGATCCCGCTCAGTGAATTCAGTCGTGAATCGATCCAGGCCAAGATCGACGCCAGCCCGTTGACCAAGGGCCGCGAACCGAAAGTCAAACTGGCGGTGATCACCAACTCCACCTACGACGGCCTCTGCTACAACGCCGAACTGATCAAGCAGAGTCTGGGCAACAGCGTCGAAGTCCTGCATTTCGACGAGGCCTGGTACGCCTATGCGGCGTTTCACGAATTCTTTGCCGGCCGTTACGGCATGGCCACCTCGCGCAGCGAGGACAGTCCGCTGGTGTTCACCACCCATTCAACCCACAAACTGCTGGCGGCGTTCAGCCAGGCGTCGATGATTCATGTGCAGGACGGCGGCGCGCGGCAACTGGATCGCGACCGGTTCAACGAAGCGTTCATGATGCACATCTCGACGTCGCCGCAGTACAGCATCATTGCTTCGCTGGACGTCGCCTCGGCGATGATGGAAGGGCCGGCCGGACGTTCGCTGCTGCAGGAAACCTTCGACGAAGCCCTGAGCTTTCGCCGGGCCCTGGCCAATCTGCGTCAGCACATCGCCGCTGACGATTGGTGGTTCTCGATCTGGCAGCCACCGGGCGTCGAAGGCATCGATCGTGTGCAGACCGAGGACTGGCTGCTGCAACCTGATGCGGACTGGCACGGTTTCGGCGAGGTCAGCGACGACTACGTACTGCTCGACCCGATCAAGGTCACTTTGGTCATGCCGGGCCTGACTGCTGGCGGCGCTTTGAGCGACAAGGGCATTCCGGCGGCCGTGGTCAGCCGTTTCCTCTGGGAGCGCGGGCTGGTGGTGGAGAAAACCGGTCTGTATTCATTTCTGGTGCTGTTCTCCATGGGCATCACCAAAGGCAAGTGGAGCACGCTCCTGACCGAACTGCTGGAGTTCAAACGCAGCTACGACGCCAACGTCAGCCTCGACACCTGCCTGAAGTGTGTCGCCCAGGAAGATCCTGTGCGCTATCGCGGCATGGGCCTGCGCGATCTGTGCGATCAACTGCACGCCTGCTACCGCAGCAACGCCACCGCCAGACACCTCAAGCGCATGTACACGGTGCTGCCGGAAATCGCCATGAAACCGGCCCACGCCTACGACCAACTGGTTCGCGGCGAGGTCGAGGCGGTGCCGATCGACGAGCTGGAAGGCCGGGTGGCGGCGGTGATGCTGGTGCCGTACCCGCCGGGTATTCCGCTGATCATGCCCGGCGAACGTTTTACCGAATCCACGCGCTCGATCATCGAATACCTCAGGTTTGCCCGCACGTTCGACACAACGTTTCCGGGGTTCGTGGTCGATGTGCACGGTCTGCAACACGAAGATGAGGGCAATGGGCGGCACTACACCGTCGATTGCGTCAAGGAATGAGGGCTTTTCCGAGTATGCAACCGGTCATGAATCCGAAATACCCAGGGCTGTCGGTGCGGGTCGCCGACGAGGGTTTTGCCGAATATATCTGGGGCAGCGATTTCAGCTTCGAGGTGGCCGCCTACGGCACGGCCGAAATCGGCAAGCCCGTGGCGCAATGGGCCATGACGCCCATCGTGCCGTATCGCAAGTGCTACGGCATCGATCCGGAGGAATTCAGCAGCTTTCGCGATGCCGCCGACAGTGCGATTTTCATGGCGTACCTGGAGGATGAGCCGGTCGGTCATCTGGTGATCAGTACCAACTGGAACGGCTTCGCCCACATCGATGAACTGGCGGTGCACGCTCCGGCGCGGCGCCATGGTGTGGCAAAGGCCTTGCTCGACGTGGCGCAGTTCTGGAGCCGCAAGAAAAAACTGCCGGGGATCATGCTGGAAACCCAGAACAACAACCTCGGCGCCTGCCGCCTGTATGAGCGTTGCGGCTATGTGATCGGCGGCATCGACCATCTGCGTTATCGCGGCATCGATCCGAACACCGCCGAAGTGGCGTTGTTCTGGTATCGATTGTTCGATAACCCGCTGGAGCATCCGATCAGTTCGCCAGCATCGCCTCGGCTTGTTCCGTGACGATACCGAGCAGCGTCTGAATCGCCGCTGACGGCGTGGCGTGTTTGAAGGTCAGGGCATAGAGGCTGATCGGCACTGCCGGCGACAGTGGGCAGACATCGAGACCGCCCGCCCGTGCACCGAGGGCGGTGAACGGATCGACGATCGCCAGGCCTTCGCCGGCCTCGACCATGCTGCGCATCATCTGGTGGGTTTGCACCCGGGTCTGGATGGTCGGCGCCGGGCGCAGGGCCTGGAGCTTGTTTTCCAGGGCCGGACTCAGCGGGTCCTGGCCTTCGAGGCCGACCATCGCCTGGCCGGCCAGATCCTGCAGGGAAATGTATTTCTGCTTCGGTTGCAGCCAGCCGTGGGGCGCAAGCAATTGCAACTTGCCCTGGGCCAGCGGCTGGCAATGAATATCGGGATGTTGTGGGTCGTGGAGGCTCAGGCCCAGATCACTGTCGCGCAGCAGCAGGTGGCGGACAATGTCGCGGGTCGGTTCGCTGAGCAGGGTGCAGGGCACGTCGGGCAAGCGACGGCGCAGGGCCGCGAGGCTTTGCGGCAGCAGTTGCTGGGCCAGCGGCGGGGTGCCGATGATCCGCAGGGGCGGGGCGAGGTATTGCTTGAGGCTGCTGGCCAGCCGTTGCACCGGCTCCAGCGCTTCATAGATGTGGCCGATCTCGACTTGCAGCGCCCGGGCCTCCGGGGTTGGCTGAAGTCGTCCGCGTACGC includes these proteins:
- a CDS encoding transglycosylase SLT domain-containing protein, which translates into the protein MSSSIRKSVNSDALTRLAQAIAVAVSATLAGCSSHAPQTEATHTPNIAARAKQKPIWLSEKPSPQVPQDIWERMRSGFQLQEGLGVNPRIEQQRLWFASNPSFLENAGERGSLYIHYIVERLEERNMPLELALLPVIESAYNPMAYSRADAVGLWQFIPSTGRYFNLRQTRFYDGRRDITASTTAAMDYLTRLHDMFNGDWLLALAAYNAGEGTVSRAIERNEKLGLPTDYWNLPLPAETQAYVPKLLALSQVVLTPEAYGVNLNPIANEPYFQVVEINQRMDLSKVAAVANIDEDELFQLNPAFKQRTTIDGPQHLLVPTSKAQLLTASLQTMRPEELISPRSLKPVFEGADPSEIAQAKRAYRVKRGDNLGSIAKANKVEVKDLQRWNKLTGKNLKVGQTLVMQDTTKRTPTRNSGGRINTVIAANSKTSSKAKDKDDTKQQTQYKVKRGDTLYVVAKRFNVEMQHLKRWNPGAGKALKPGQMLTVYQPH
- the gloB gene encoding hydroxyacylglutathione hydrolase; this encodes MIQISALPAFTDNYIWLLQDHATQRCAVVDPGDAAPVQAWLDAHPGWVLGDILITHHHHDHVGGVETLKKATGATVYGPASESIPGRDVALKDNDTVRVLGWDFDVYAVPGHTLGHIAYYHHGLLFCGDTLFAAGCGRLFEGTPQQMHQSLSRLAALPEDTLVYCTHEYTLSNLKFAAAVEPDNRDIAARLEKVSQQRASGVMTLPSTLALEKLTNPFLRTGEILVTQKVDERNGPQNRAPSEVFAALRAWKDTF
- a CDS encoding methyltransferase domain-containing protein, which codes for MIDKAFAQADPDWLALIGAAREWLSGPLGQFLLNEERRMLEDELGRFFGGYLVHYGPSAETPPSAPQVQRNVRLGAPLPGVEIVCEEQAWPLSEHAADVVVLQHGLDFCLSPHGLLREAASSVRPGGHLLIVGINPWSTWGLRHVFAHDALHQARCISPSRVADWLNLLGFALEKRRFGCYRPPLASPKWQARLAGWERKAGDWQLSGGGFYLLVARKIVVGLRPVRQERREPMGKLIPLPMAKVNRRRVEP
- the rnhA gene encoding ribonuclease HI, whose protein sequence is MSESVDSVELFTDGACKGNPGPGGWGALLVCKGVEKELWGGEANTTNNRMELLGAIRGLEALKRPCEVLLVTDSQYVMKGINEWMANWKKRGWKTAAKEPVKNADLWKALDEQVNRHKVTWKWVRGHIGHHGNERADQLANRGVDEVRGYKQS
- the dnaQ gene encoding DNA polymerase III subunit epsilon; amino-acid sequence: MATRSVVLDTETTGMPVTDGHRIIEIGCVELIGRRLTGRHFHVYLQPDRESDEGAIAVHGITNEFLVGKPRFAEVADEFFEFINGAQLIIHNAAFDVGFINNEFALMGQQDRADITQHCTILDTLMMARERHPGQRNSLDALCKRYGVDNSGRELHGALLDSEILADVYLTMTGGQTSLSLAGNASDGNGTGEGADNSATEIRRLPADRQPGRIIRATEAELAEHQVRLEIIAKSAGAPALWTQLLEAEAQA
- a CDS encoding Orn/Lys/Arg decarboxylase N-terminal domain-containing protein, which encodes MYKDLKFPVLIVHRDIKADTVAGDRIRGIARELELEGFSIVSATDYTEGRLVASTHHGLACMLIAAEDASTNSHLLQNMAELIGLARVRAPDLPIFALGEQVTLENAPADAMAELNQLRGILYLFEDTVPFLARQVARAARKYLDGLLPPFFKALVQHTADSNYSWHTPGHGGGVAYHKSPVGQAFHQFFGENTLRSDLSVSVPELGSLLDHTGPLAEAEARAARNFGADHTFFVINGTSTANKIVWHSMVGRDDLVLVDRNCHKSVLHAIIMTGAIPLYLCPERNELGIIGPIPLSEFSRESIQAKIDASPLTKGREPKVKLAVITNSTYDGLCYNAELIKQSLGNSVEVLHFDEAWYAYAAFHEFFAGRYGMATSRSEDSPLVFTTHSTHKLLAAFSQASMIHVQDGGARQLDRDRFNEAFMMHISTSPQYSIIASLDVASAMMEGPAGRSLLQETFDEALSFRRALANLRQHIAADDWWFSIWQPPGVEGIDRVQTEDWLLQPDADWHGFGEVSDDYVLLDPIKVTLVMPGLTAGGALSDKGIPAAVVSRFLWERGLVVEKTGLYSFLVLFSMGITKGKWSTLLTELLEFKRSYDANVSLDTCLKCVAQEDPVRYRGMGLRDLCDQLHACYRSNATARHLKRMYTVLPEIAMKPAHAYDQLVRGEVEAVPIDELEGRVAAVMLVPYPPGIPLIMPGERFTESTRSIIEYLRFARTFDTTFPGFVVDVHGLQHEDEGNGRHYTVDCVKE
- a CDS encoding GNAT family N-acetyltransferase; the protein is MQPVMNPKYPGLSVRVADEGFAEYIWGSDFSFEVAAYGTAEIGKPVAQWAMTPIVPYRKCYGIDPEEFSSFRDAADSAIFMAYLEDEPVGHLVISTNWNGFAHIDELAVHAPARRHGVAKALLDVAQFWSRKKKLPGIMLETQNNNLGACRLYERCGYVIGGIDHLRYRGIDPNTAEVALFWYRLFDNPLEHPISSPASPRLVP
- a CDS encoding LysR family transcriptional regulator; translated protein: MRLRHIEVIQALLQTGHVGTAAEWLQLPAPEVEERLREAESQLGFMLFASVRGRLQPTPEARALQVEIGHIYEALEPVQRLASSLKQYLAPPLRIIGTPPLAQQLLPQSLAALRRRLPDVPCTLLSEPTRDIVRHLLLRDSDLGLSLHDPQHPDIHCQPLAQGKLQLLAPHGWLQPKQKYISLQDLAGQAMVGLEGQDPLSPALENKLQALRPAPTIQTRVQTHQMMRSMVEAGEGLAIVDPFTALGARAGGLDVCPLSPAVPISLYALTFKHATPSAAIQTLLGIVTEQAEAMLAN